A genome region from Tolypothrix sp. PCC 7712 includes the following:
- a CDS encoding glycoside hydrolase 100 family protein → MEKDKLFTFDDIEKQAWELLENSILYYQGRPVGTIAARDQSLTELNYDHCFVRDFVSSAILFLIKGRYDIVQNFLEETLKLQPTQNQLNAYTPGRGLIPASFKVISENGQETLEADFGEQAIARVTPVDSCLWWILILYAYVKATKDIKFALQPQFQKGIMLIMELCLATRFDMYPTLLVPDGSCMIHRRLGIYGYPLEIQVLFYAALRAARKLLICAGDEEIVTGINNRLPLLREHIRNHYWIDIPRLNIIYRFKGEEYGQTAVNQFNIYADSIAYINLALWLPKTGGYLAGNVGPSQLDTRFFALGNLMAVISSLASDRQSQAIMNLIEEQWQDLVGEMPMKICFPAVEKEEYRIFTGCDPKNIPWSYHNGGSWPVLLWFLTAAAQKTGRTNLAQKAIALAETRLNADEWPEYYDGTRGLLIGKEARRYQTWTITGFLLAKELMRNPENLGLISFGELDLSDASQVCDL, encoded by the coding sequence ATGGAAAAAGATAAATTATTTACATTTGATGATATAGAGAAGCAGGCGTGGGAACTACTAGAAAATTCAATTCTCTATTATCAAGGTCGTCCTGTCGGTACAATAGCTGCAAGAGATCAATCATTAACAGAATTGAATTATGACCATTGCTTTGTGCGAGATTTCGTCTCTTCAGCCATACTGTTTCTGATTAAAGGTAGATATGATATTGTCCAAAATTTTTTGGAAGAGACTTTAAAATTACAACCTACACAAAATCAATTAAATGCATATACCCCTGGACGGGGTTTAATACCAGCTAGCTTTAAAGTTATCTCAGAAAATGGACAAGAAACGTTAGAAGCAGATTTTGGCGAACAGGCGATCGCACGAGTGACACCAGTTGATTCTTGTCTCTGGTGGATTCTGATTTTATATGCTTATGTCAAAGCTACAAAGGATATAAAATTTGCTTTGCAGCCGCAATTTCAAAAGGGAATCATGTTAATTATGGAACTTTGTTTAGCGACGCGATTTGATATGTACCCAACGCTATTAGTTCCAGATGGTTCTTGTATGATTCATAGGCGGTTAGGTATTTATGGTTATCCTTTAGAAATTCAAGTTTTATTTTATGCAGCTTTACGGGCGGCGCGCAAGCTATTAATTTGTGCAGGTGATGAAGAAATTGTGACTGGTATTAATAACCGCTTACCTTTATTACGAGAGCATATTCGCAATCATTATTGGATAGATATACCTCGTCTAAATATAATTTATCGTTTTAAAGGTGAAGAATATGGACAGACAGCAGTGAATCAATTTAATATCTATGCAGATTCAATTGCTTATATTAATTTAGCTCTTTGGTTACCAAAAACTGGCGGTTATTTAGCAGGAAATGTTGGGCCTTCGCAGCTAGATACACGCTTCTTTGCACTAGGAAATTTGATGGCGGTGATTTCTTCTTTAGCAAGCGATCGCCAATCGCAAGCCATTATGAATCTAATTGAAGAACAATGGCAAGACCTAGTGGGAGAAATGCCGATGAAAATCTGCTTTCCGGCTGTCGAAAAAGAAGAATACAGGATTTTTACTGGTTGTGACCCTAAAAATATACCTTGGTCGTATCATAATGGAGGCAGCTGGCCTGTCTTATTGTGGTTTTTAACTGCTGCTGCTCAAAAAACAGGTAGAACCAATCTTGCTCAAAAAGCGATCGCACTTGCCGAAACACGCTTGAATGCAGATGAATGGCCAGAATATTATGATGGCACTAGGGGTTTATTAATTGGTAAAGAAGCGAGAAGATATCAAACTTGGACAATTACCGGATTTTTATTAGCCAAAGAATTGATGAGAAACCCTGAAAATTTAGGTTTGATTAGTTTTGGTGAATTAGATTTAAGTGATGCTTCCCAAGTTTGTGATTTGTAA
- a CDS encoding TerB family tellurite resistance protein, with translation MVTDSNVKNLVKILIGAAWIDGKIQPEERQYLREIAQAKGVATDPEIKPWLYELVPVQPNECYTWVQEYLGDHPSLEDYESLIEAISGLIYSDGDVATEEARLLTKLQELGKASESHPSAYNALLKQIQKLYRRWVDVQN, from the coding sequence ATGGTTACTGATTCCAATGTGAAAAACTTAGTGAAAATCCTGATCGGGGCAGCTTGGATAGATGGTAAAATCCAACCTGAAGAACGCCAATATTTGCGCGAAATCGCCCAAGCTAAAGGTGTAGCCACCGATCCAGAGATTAAGCCTTGGCTGTACGAATTAGTTCCTGTACAACCAAATGAATGCTATACCTGGGTACAAGAATATTTAGGCGATCATCCTAGCTTAGAAGATTACGAAAGTTTGATTGAAGCTATCAGTGGCCTAATTTATAGTGACGGGGATGTGGCGACTGAAGAAGCAAGACTCCTGACTAAATTACAGGAGTTAGGCAAAGCCAGTGAGTCACATCCATCAGCCTACAATGCTTTACTCAAACAAATTCAAAAGCTCTATCGCCGTTGGGTTGATGTGCAAAATTAA
- a CDS encoding 16S rRNA (cytosine(967)-C(5))-methyltransferase — MTNARQIAFLALRDVHKGAYADFALDKVLQKFKLQDTDRRLVTELVYGSVRRQRTLDALIDQFAKKKSHQQPKELRTILHLGLYQLCYQERIPASAAVNTTVQLAKENGFAGLTGFVNGLLRQYIRQAEGDEGDKGDEGEKFISSSSSASRIPLQLPDNPGERLGILHSFPDWIIQVWLEQLSIAETEQLCEWMNQSPTIDLRINPLRCSIEEVEAALQSADILVRRIPHLPQALRLISNSGPIQNLPGFREGWWVVQDSSAQLVSHLLDPQPGEVVIDACAAPGGKTTHIAELMGDKGKIWACDRTASRLKKLQENTKRLNLQSIEICTGDSREFLQFQNTGDRVLLDAPCSGLGTLHRHADARWRQTPETVQELSQLQTELLSHTATFVKSGGVLVYATCTLHPLENEAVISQFLANSPDWQIEPPQKDSPAFAYSTPEGWCKVWPHRQDMDGFFMVRLRKTNNSE; from the coding sequence ATGACAAATGCTCGTCAAATAGCTTTTCTTGCCCTGCGAGATGTTCACAAAGGGGCTTATGCTGATTTTGCTTTAGATAAAGTACTGCAAAAATTTAAATTACAAGATACAGATCGCCGTTTAGTTACAGAATTAGTTTATGGTAGCGTCAGGCGACAACGCACCCTTGATGCGTTAATTGACCAATTCGCAAAAAAGAAATCTCACCAACAACCCAAAGAACTTCGCACTATCCTGCATCTTGGCTTATATCAACTGTGCTATCAAGAACGGATTCCGGCTTCTGCGGCTGTGAATACAACTGTGCAACTAGCTAAAGAAAACGGCTTTGCGGGATTGACGGGTTTTGTAAATGGTCTATTGCGGCAATATATTAGACAAGCTGAGGGAGATGAGGGAGATAAGGGAGATGAGGGAGAAAAATTTATCTCATCCTCCTCATCTGCTTCCCGTATTCCTTTGCAACTTCCAGACAATCCTGGGGAACGCTTGGGTATTTTGCACAGCTTTCCTGACTGGATTATTCAAGTGTGGTTGGAACAACTGAGTATTGCCGAGACAGAACAGTTGTGTGAATGGATGAACCAATCACCCACAATTGATTTGCGAATTAACCCACTTCGCTGTTCTATTGAGGAGGTGGAAGCGGCGTTGCAATCGGCTGATATTTTAGTCAGGCGGATACCCCACCTACCCCAAGCTTTAAGATTGATTAGTAATAGTGGGCCGATTCAAAATTTACCTGGTTTCCGTGAAGGTTGGTGGGTTGTCCAAGATAGTAGCGCGCAATTGGTGAGTCATTTACTCGATCCGCAACCAGGGGAAGTGGTGATTGATGCTTGTGCTGCACCAGGCGGGAAAACTACCCACATTGCTGAATTGATGGGGGATAAAGGGAAAATTTGGGCTTGCGATCGCACTGCTTCTCGGCTCAAAAAATTGCAAGAAAATACCAAACGCTTGAATTTGCAATCTATTGAAATTTGTACTGGTGACAGTCGTGAATTTTTACAGTTTCAAAATACAGGCGATCGCGTATTATTAGATGCGCCATGTTCGGGTTTGGGAACTCTCCACCGTCATGCTGATGCACGTTGGCGACAAACACCTGAAACTGTGCAAGAACTTTCCCAACTGCAAACAGAACTTTTATCCCATACTGCTACTTTTGTAAAATCTGGCGGTGTCCTTGTCTACGCTACCTGTACCCTACATCCTTTAGAAAATGAGGCTGTAATTAGCCAATTTTTGGCTAATTCTCCTGATTGGCAAATCGAACCGCCTCAGAAAGATTCACCTGCTTTCGCCTATTCCACCCCTGAAGGTTGGTGTAAAGTCTGGCCCCATCGCCAAGACATGGATGGTTTTTTTATGGTGCGCTTAAGAAAAACTAATAATTCCGAGTGA
- the psb35 gene encoding photosystem II assembly protein Psb35 encodes MLIFMQTAAPIADGPHFPFAFTFVYVFGFIAAVTIGSIAWYNSKRPPGWESKERPDFVPKVEKEETPGLGEPKS; translated from the coding sequence ATGCTTATATTCATGCAAACAGCCGCACCAATAGCAGATGGGCCTCATTTTCCTTTTGCTTTTACATTTGTATATGTATTTGGTTTTATTGCCGCTGTTACCATTGGTTCTATCGCCTGGTATAACTCTAAGCGTCCACCAGGTTGGGAAAGCAAAGAACGTCCTGACTTTGTACCCAAGGTAGAAAAAGAAGAAACTCCGGGACTGGGTGAACCGAAGTCATAA
- a CDS encoding gamma-glutamyl-gamma-aminobutyrate hydrolase family protein — MNRKLQNALIGITTYGRKDASPFSLPSTYIDAVRAAGGTPILLPPGETDPARLLEPLDGLIISGGGDIHPLHYNGCDHPSIYSVDSDRDTFELQLAQLALEYHLPVLGICRGLQILIVASGGTLIPHLPEVYGTSVLHRLDPAPGRRLSTEHMVKISPDSRLADCVKNTHISVVSWHHQAVHQVPPGWRVVAHALEDEVIEAVEHEHHPWAIGVQWHPELSANDPNHQRIFQAFIQATYTKQRLLIA; from the coding sequence ATGAATAGAAAACTACAAAATGCTTTGATTGGGATTACCACTTATGGGCGCAAAGACGCATCACCATTTTCTTTGCCAAGTACTTACATAGATGCTGTCCGTGCCGCAGGTGGTACTCCCATCTTATTACCACCAGGAGAAACCGATCCTGCCAGGCTTTTAGAACCGCTAGATGGATTGATTATTTCTGGTGGTGGAGATATTCACCCCTTACACTACAACGGCTGTGACCACCCTAGCATTTATTCTGTAGATAGCGATCGCGATACCTTTGAACTGCAACTAGCTCAGTTAGCCCTGGAGTATCATTTACCTGTGTTGGGTATTTGTCGGGGTTTGCAAATTCTCATTGTCGCTTCTGGTGGTACTCTAATTCCCCATTTACCAGAGGTATACGGTACTTCAGTCTTACATCGCCTAGATCCGGCACCTGGAAGGCGTTTATCAACAGAACACATGGTAAAAATTAGTCCAGACAGCCGTTTAGCTGATTGTGTCAAAAATACTCATATTTCTGTAGTTTCTTGGCACCACCAAGCAGTACACCAAGTTCCCCCAGGATGGCGTGTTGTTGCCCATGCTTTAGAAGATGAGGTGATTGAAGCTGTGGAACACGAACATCATCCTTGGGCTATTGGCGTGCAATGGCATCCAGAACTTTCAGCTAACGATCCCAATCATCAAAGAATTTTTCAGGCTTTTATTCAAGCAACCTATACTAAACAACGGTTATTAATAGCTTGA
- a CDS encoding glycoside hydrolase 100 family protein has translation MQINELVIAENIEEQAWQALEKSILYYQGRPIGTLAAYDPSVEALNYDQCFIRDFVSSALIFLLKGKPEIVRNFLEETLKLQPKERALDAYKPGRGLIPASFKVVSINGEEYLEADFGEHAIARVTPVDSCLWWILLLRAYVVATKEYSLAYQPEFQTGIRLIMEICLANRFDMYPTLLVPDGACMIDRRLGIYGHPLEIQVLFYAALRAARELLICDGNQDVVAAIDNRLPLLCAHIRQHYWIDINRLNAIYRFKSEEYGKGAVNLFNIYVDSLPYYELDKWLPRKGGYLAGNVGPSQLDTRFFSLGNLMAIISDLATEEQSQAIMTLIEERWEDLVGDMPMKICFPALEHEEYRIVTGCDPKNIPWSYHNAGSWPVLMWMLAAAAVKTHKTGLVRKAIEIAQTRLVEDEWPEYYDGKKGRLIGKQARKYQTWSIAGFLLAKELIANPSSLKLVSFDELSPEAVSRACEFEISSVDPYLSH, from the coding sequence ATGCAAATAAACGAATTGGTAATAGCTGAAAATATAGAAGAACAAGCTTGGCAAGCATTAGAAAAGTCGATTCTCTATTATCAAGGTCGTCCTATTGGGACATTGGCCGCATACGATCCTTCTGTAGAGGCGCTGAATTACGACCAATGTTTTATTCGCGATTTTGTCTCATCGGCTTTAATTTTTCTGCTCAAGGGTAAACCAGAAATTGTCCGCAATTTTCTGGAAGAAACCTTAAAGTTACAGCCTAAAGAAAGAGCATTAGATGCATATAAGCCGGGAAGAGGTTTAATTCCTGCTAGTTTTAAAGTTGTATCGATTAATGGCGAAGAATATTTAGAAGCTGATTTTGGCGAACACGCGATCGCTAGAGTCACACCTGTAGATTCTTGTCTGTGGTGGATTCTGTTATTGCGTGCTTATGTCGTCGCTACCAAAGAGTATTCGCTAGCTTATCAGCCTGAATTCCAAACTGGGATTAGGTTAATTATGGAAATTTGCTTGGCGAATCGATTTGATATGTACCCAACGCTATTAGTTCCAGATGGCGCTTGTATGATTGACCGACGCTTGGGTATATATGGTCATCCTCTAGAAATTCAAGTATTATTTTATGCGGCTCTGCGTGCTGCGCGTGAGTTATTAATTTGCGATGGTAACCAAGATGTTGTCGCCGCAATTGATAATCGCTTACCTCTTTTATGTGCTCATATTCGTCAGCATTATTGGATAGATATTAATCGACTCAATGCGATTTACCGCTTTAAGAGTGAAGAATATGGCAAAGGAGCAGTAAATTTATTCAATATATATGTAGATTCTCTTCCATATTATGAATTAGACAAATGGTTACCAAGAAAAGGCGGTTATTTAGCTGGGAATGTTGGCCCATCACAACTAGATACTCGCTTCTTTTCACTTGGTAATTTGATGGCGATTATTTCTGACCTTGCTACTGAAGAACAGTCGCAAGCGATTATGACTCTGATTGAAGAAAGATGGGAAGATTTAGTAGGAGATATGCCTATGAAAATTTGCTTCCCAGCTTTGGAACATGAAGAGTATAGAATTGTTACTGGTTGCGATCCAAAAAATATCCCTTGGTCATATCATAATGCTGGTAGCTGGCCTGTATTGATGTGGATGTTAGCGGCTGCTGCTGTGAAAACTCACAAAACAGGTTTAGTGAGAAAAGCAATTGAAATTGCCCAAACACGTCTAGTTGAAGATGAATGGCCAGAATATTACGATGGTAAGAAAGGGAGATTAATTGGTAAACAAGCGAGAAAATATCAAACTTGGTCAATTGCTGGATTTTTATTAGCAAAAGAACTAATAGCGAATCCCAGTTCTTTAAAATTGGTGAGTTTTGATGAATTATCACCAGAAGCAGTTTCTCGAGCTTGTGAGTTTGAAATTAGCAGTGTAGATCCATACCTATCACACTAG
- the nifJ gene encoding pyruvate:ferredoxin (flavodoxin) oxidoreductase → MNKTFATIDGNEAVSRIAYKLNEVIAIYPITPSSTMGEWADAWAAENRPNLWGTVPSVVQMQSEGGAAGAVHGALQTGSLSTTFTASQGLLLMIPNLYKIAGELTSTTIHVAARSLATHALSIFGDHSDVMAARATGFALLCSASVQENLDFALIAYAATLESRVPFMHFFDGFRTSHEVQKVKLLADDDLRSLIDDNLILAHRDRALTPDRPVLRGTAQNPDIYFQAREGANPYYSATPAIVQRLMDEFGDRTGRYYQIYEYHGAPDAERVIVIMGSGCETVHETVDYLNKQGEKVGVVKVRLFRPFDVERFIAALPNTVQAIAVLDRTKEPGSAGEPLYLDVVTAIHEVWETGKASSPSSPSSPSSPSSPSSPKIVGGRYGLSSKEFTPAMVKGVFDNLALPTPKNHFTIGINDDVSHTSLSFDPNFSTEPDNVVRAMFYGLGSDGTVGANKNSIKIIGEETDNYAQGYFVYDSKKSGSMTVSHLRFGLQPIRSTYLIDKANFIGCHHWGFLENIDILKAAIPGATILVNSPYDADTVWQHLPVKVQQQIIDKHLKLYVINANQVARNSGMGGRINTIMQVCFFALANVLPQEEAITKIKQAIEKTYGKKGAEVVRMNLQAVDNTLANLHKVDIPQTIHYPQSPSENSSLLDQAPEFVREVLGKIMVWEGDDLPVSTLPPDGTFPTGTTKWEKRNVAQEIPVWDEDVCVQCGKCVMVCPHSAIRAKAYQPSELLNAPPSFKSVDAKDRDFANQKFTIQVAPEDCTGCAICVNVCPAKNKTEPLKKAINMAKQLPLREQERKNWDFFLSLPNPDRRQLKLNQIRQQQLQEPLFEFSGACAGCGETPYLKLLTQLFGDRSVIANATGCSSIYGGNLPTTPWTTNAEGRGPAWSNSLFEDNAEFGYGFRLSLDKQAEFAAELLQKLGHGELGIPSDLVDSILNAKQSTEADIWEQRERVEILKQKLDELLQKPNLSMPNAQCPMPHAQIQNLKAIADYLVRKSVWIVGGDGWAYDIDFGGIDHVLASGRNVNILVMDTEVYSNTGGQSSKATPKAAVAKFAASGKPAPKKDLGLIAMTYGNVYVASVALGARDEHTLRAFLEAEAFNGPSLIIAYSHCIAHGINMTTGMNHQKSLIESGRWLLYRYNPELQKQGKNPLQLDMKAPKQSVEQSMYQENRFKMLTKSKPEVAKQLLEQAQAEVDMRWQMYQYLANR, encoded by the coding sequence ATGAACAAAACCTTTGCTACTATTGACGGGAATGAGGCTGTTTCCCGGATTGCTTACAAATTAAATGAAGTAATTGCCATTTATCCCATCACCCCCTCTTCAACAATGGGTGAATGGGCGGATGCTTGGGCGGCAGAAAATCGCCCTAACCTCTGGGGTACAGTTCCCAGCGTAGTGCAAATGCAAAGTGAAGGCGGCGCAGCTGGTGCGGTACATGGGGCGTTGCAAACAGGTTCCCTGAGTACCACTTTCACTGCATCTCAGGGATTATTGCTAATGATTCCCAATCTCTACAAAATTGCTGGGGAATTAACCAGTACAACAATTCACGTTGCAGCACGTTCTTTAGCTACCCATGCTTTATCTATTTTCGGCGATCATAGTGATGTAATGGCAGCCCGGGCTACAGGCTTTGCGCTGCTATGTTCGGCTTCTGTACAGGAAAATCTGGATTTTGCCCTCATCGCCTATGCTGCAACTTTAGAGTCGCGAGTCCCGTTTATGCACTTCTTCGATGGTTTCCGCACCTCCCATGAAGTGCAGAAAGTAAAACTACTTGCTGATGATGATTTACGATCGCTCATCGATGACAATCTCATATTAGCCCACCGCGATCGCGCCCTCACCCCCGACCGTCCAGTATTGCGCGGTACAGCCCAAAACCCCGATATCTACTTCCAAGCCCGTGAAGGTGCTAACCCTTACTACAGCGCCACTCCCGCCATTGTCCAGCGCCTCATGGATGAATTTGGCGATCGCACTGGCAGGTATTATCAAATCTATGAATATCATGGCGCACCGGATGCCGAACGCGTAATTGTAATTATGGGTTCTGGTTGCGAAACAGTCCATGAAACCGTAGATTACCTCAACAAGCAAGGCGAAAAAGTTGGTGTCGTCAAAGTTAGACTCTTCCGCCCCTTTGATGTCGAAAGATTTATCGCAGCATTACCTAATACTGTACAAGCGATCGCAGTTCTTGATCGCACCAAAGAACCCGGTAGCGCCGGCGAACCACTTTATTTAGATGTAGTAACCGCCATTCATGAAGTCTGGGAAACAGGAAAAGCCTCATCTCCCTCATCTCCCTCATCTCCCTCATCTCCCTCATCTCCCTCATCCCCTAAAATAGTTGGTGGTCGCTACGGTTTATCCTCAAAAGAATTCACCCCGGCGATGGTGAAGGGCGTTTTTGATAACCTGGCCTTACCTACGCCGAAAAATCACTTTACTATTGGGATTAATGATGATGTTAGCCATACATCCCTAAGCTTTGACCCGAACTTCTCCACGGAACCCGATAATGTAGTGCGGGCGATGTTTTACGGCTTAGGCTCCGATGGTACAGTGGGGGCAAACAAAAACTCAATTAAAATTATTGGGGAAGAAACCGACAATTACGCCCAAGGCTACTTTGTCTACGACTCCAAAAAATCCGGTTCGATGACGGTTTCTCACCTGCGCTTTGGCCTCCAGCCGATTCGGTCAACTTACCTCATCGACAAAGCCAACTTTATTGGTTGTCACCACTGGGGATTTTTAGAAAACATTGACATTCTCAAAGCAGCGATTCCTGGGGCGACTATTTTAGTGAATAGCCCATACGATGCGGATACTGTTTGGCAACATTTACCTGTGAAGGTGCAACAGCAAATAATCGATAAGCACCTGAAGTTATATGTTATTAATGCTAACCAAGTTGCTCGTAATAGCGGCATGGGTGGGAGAATTAACACCATTATGCAGGTGTGCTTCTTTGCCTTAGCCAATGTTTTACCACAGGAAGAAGCAATTACCAAAATCAAACAAGCAATTGAGAAAACCTACGGTAAAAAAGGTGCAGAAGTTGTCCGCATGAATCTGCAAGCCGTAGATAATACCCTGGCTAACTTGCATAAGGTAGACATCCCCCAAACAATTCACTATCCCCAATCCCCAAGCGAAAATTCCTCATTACTCGACCAAGCCCCAGAATTTGTGCGGGAAGTTTTAGGTAAAATTATGGTTTGGGAAGGCGATGATTTACCTGTCAGCACCCTACCCCCTGATGGTACATTCCCCACAGGTACAACCAAGTGGGAAAAGCGCAACGTTGCTCAAGAAATTCCGGTATGGGATGAGGATGTCTGCGTTCAATGCGGTAAATGTGTGATGGTTTGTCCTCACAGCGCCATCCGTGCTAAAGCTTATCAACCAAGTGAATTACTGAATGCACCGCCCAGCTTTAAGTCAGTTGATGCCAAAGATAGAGACTTTGCCAATCAAAAATTTACCATTCAGGTAGCCCCAGAAGATTGTACAGGCTGCGCTATTTGTGTAAACGTCTGCCCAGCCAAAAATAAAACTGAGCCATTGAAAAAAGCCATTAACATGGCAAAACAGTTACCTTTGCGGGAACAAGAACGCAAAAACTGGGATTTCTTTTTAAGTTTGCCCAATCCCGACCGCAGACAACTCAAACTTAACCAAATCCGCCAACAACAACTGCAAGAACCATTATTTGAATTTTCTGGTGCTTGTGCTGGTTGTGGCGAGACACCCTATTTAAAATTATTAACCCAATTGTTTGGCGATCGCTCTGTCATTGCCAATGCTACCGGTTGTTCTTCCATCTACGGCGGAAATTTACCCACAACACCCTGGACAACAAACGCTGAAGGAAGAGGCCCAGCTTGGTCGAATAGCTTATTTGAAGATAATGCCGAGTTTGGTTATGGTTTCCGCCTTTCTTTAGATAAGCAAGCGGAATTTGCGGCGGAACTGCTGCAAAAATTGGGTCATGGGGAATTGGGAATACCCAGTGATTTAGTGGACTCTATTCTCAATGCCAAACAAAGCACCGAAGCTGACATTTGGGAACAACGGGAACGAGTAGAAATCCTCAAACAAAAGCTAGATGAATTATTGCAAAAGCCGAATCTCTCAATGCCCAATGCCCAATGCCCCATGCCCCATGCCCAAATCCAAAATCTCAAAGCGATCGCAGATTACCTAGTGCGGAAAAGCGTTTGGATTGTCGGCGGTGATGGCTGGGCGTATGATATTGACTTTGGCGGTATCGACCATGTTTTAGCCAGTGGTCGCAATGTGAATATCTTAGTAATGGATACAGAAGTATATTCCAACACAGGCGGACAATCATCAAAAGCCACCCCCAAAGCCGCCGTTGCCAAATTTGCCGCCAGTGGTAAGCCTGCGCCGAAAAAAGACTTAGGCTTAATCGCCATGACCTACGGAAATGTCTACGTAGCGAGTGTAGCTTTAGGTGCTAGAGATGAACATACCCTAAGAGCATTTTTAGAAGCCGAAGCCTTCAACGGCCCATCCTTGATTATTGCTTACAGCCATTGCATCGCCCACGGCATCAACATGACCACAGGCATGAATCACCAAAAATCTCTGATAGAATCTGGAAGGTGGTTGCTGTATCGGTATAATCCTGAGTTGCAAAAACAAGGTAAAAATCCCTTGCAATTGG